The following are encoded together in the Tribolium castaneum strain GA2 chromosome 3, icTriCast1.1, whole genome shotgun sequence genome:
- the Src42A gene encoding tyrosine-protein kinase Src42A isoform X3 yields MGNCLSSPSNNDRIDRNRERLGVNAIEDTSLPSNPMPTPPSEVVRPAVINPEPETTNAKIFVALYDYDARTDEDLSFRKGEHLEILNDTQGDWWLARSKRTRQEGYIPSNYVAKLKSIEAEPWYFRKIKRIEAEKKLLLPENEHGAFLIRDSESRHNDYSLSVRDGDTVKHYRIRQLDEGGFFIARRTTFRTLQELVEHYSKDPDGLCVNLCKPCVQNFLTISEIEKPQPEGLSHRTRDQWEIERSSLKFVRKLGHGQFGEVWEGMWNNTTPVAIKTLKPGTMDPKDFLAEAQIMKKLRHPKLIQLYAVCTVEEPIYIITELMRNGSLLEHLQGKGKSLKLQQLIDMAAQIAAGMAYLESQNYIHRDLAARNVLVADNNVVKIADFGLARLIKEDEYEARVGARFPIKWTAPEAANYNKFSIKSDVWSFGILLTELVTYGRIPYPGMTNAEVLHQVEHGYRMPSPPGCPAPLYDIMLECWNRDPMKRPTFETLQWKLEDFFTMEGSEYKEASAY; encoded by the exons ATGGGGAATTGCCTCAGCAGTCCGTCGAATAACGACAGGATAGACAGGAACAGGGAGAGGCTGGGCGTGAATGCCATCGAGGACACCAGCCTGCCCTCCAACCCCATGCCCACGCCCCCCTCGGAGGTGGTGCGGCCCGCGGTGATCAACCCGGAACCGGAGACCACAAACGCCAAGATTTTCGTGGCCCTTTACGACTACGATGCGAGGACTGATGAGGATTTGAGTTTCAGAAAAGGGGAGCATTTGGAGATCTTGAACGATACACAGGGTGATTGGTGGCTGGCGAGGAGCAAAAGGACTAGACAGGAAGGGTATATCCCTTCGAATTATGTGGCCAAGTTGAAGAGCATCGAAGCAGAACC ATGGTATTTCCGGAAAATCAAACGTATCGAAGCGGAGAAGAAGCTCCTACTTCCCGAGAACGAACACGGCGCATTTTTGATCCGCGATTCGGAAAGCCGGCACAACGATTACTCGTTATCAG tccGTGATGGAGATACCGTCAAACATTACAGAATCAGGCAACTGGATGAAGGTGGTTTCTTCATCGCGCGGCGAACGACGTTTAGAACGCTTCAAGAACTAGTGGAACATTACAGTAAAGACCCAGACGGTCTGTGTGTCAATCTGTGCAAGCCATGCGTTCAG AATTTCTTAACGATATCAGAG ATCGAAAAACCCCAGCCGGAGGGCTTATCACACCGCACAAGGGACCAATGGGAGATCGAGCGTTCTTCGCTGAAATTCGTCCGAAAATTAGGCCACGGCCAGTTCGGCGAAGTGTGGGAGGGTATGTGGAACAACACCACACCCGTTGCAATAAAAACCCTCAAACCTGGAACGATGGACCCGAAAGATTTCCTCGCAGAAGCACAAATCATGAAAAAACTTAGGCATCCGAAACTGATCCAACTCTATGCCGTTTGCACGGTTGAAGAACCGATTTATATCATCACAGAACTGATGCGAAACGGCTCGCTGTTGGAACATCTACAGGGTAAAGGCAAAAGTCTGAAATTGCAGCAATTGATCGATATGGCCGCACAAATAGCCGCCGGAATGGCATATTTAGAATCGCAGAATTACATACATAGGGATCTAGCGGCGAGGAATGTTCTCGTGGCCGATAATAATGTAGTGAAGATCGCCGATTTCGGACTCGCCAGGCTTATAAAG GAAGATGAATATGAAGCGCGAGTCGGTGCAAGGTTCCCCATAAAATGGACGGCTCCCGAGGCGGccaattacaataaattttcgataaaatccGACGTATGGTCGTTTGGAATTCTCCTGACTGAGCTCGTCACATACGGCAGAATACCATATCCAG GTATGACCAATGCCGAGGTGTTGCATCAAGTCGAGCACGGGTATCGCATGCCGTCGCCCCCCGGCTGTCCCGCGCCGCTCTACGATATCATGTTAGAATGTTGGAACCGTGACCCAATGAAAAGGCCGACGTTTGAGACGTTACAGTGGAAATTAGAAGACTTTTTCACCATGGAAGGTTCAGAATACAAAGAAGCGTCGGCTTACTGA
- the Src42A gene encoding tyrosine-protein kinase Src42A isoform X4: protein MGNCLSSPSNNDRIDRNRERLGVNAIEDTSLPSNPMPTPPSEVVRPAVINPEPETTNAKIFVALYDYDARTDEDLSFRKGEHLEILNDTQGDWWLARSKRTRQEGYIPSNYVAKLKSIEAEPWYFRKIKRIEAEKKLLLPENEHGAFLIRDSESRHNDYSLSVRDGDTVKHYRIRQLDEGGFFIARRTTFRTLQELVEHYSKDPDGLCVNLCKPCVQIEKPQPEGLSHRTRDQWEIERSSLKFVRKLGHGQFGEVWEGMWNNTTPVAIKTLKPGTMDPKDFLAEAQIMKKLRHPKLIQLYAVCTVEEPIYIITELMRNGSLLEHLQGKGKSLKLQQLIDMAAQIAAGMAYLESQNYIHRDLAARNVLVADNNVVKIADFGLARLIKEDEYEARVGARFPIKWTAPEAANYNKFSIKSDVWSFGILLTELVTYGRIPYPGMTNAEVLHQVEHGYRMPSPPGCPAPLYDIMLECWNRDPMKRPTFETLQWKLEDFFTMEGSEYKEASAY from the exons ATGGGGAATTGCCTCAGCAGTCCGTCGAATAACGACAGGATAGACAGGAACAGGGAGAGGCTGGGCGTGAATGCCATCGAGGACACCAGCCTGCCCTCCAACCCCATGCCCACGCCCCCCTCGGAGGTGGTGCGGCCCGCGGTGATCAACCCGGAACCGGAGACCACAAACGCCAAGATTTTCGTGGCCCTTTACGACTACGATGCGAGGACTGATGAGGATTTGAGTTTCAGAAAAGGGGAGCATTTGGAGATCTTGAACGATACACAGGGTGATTGGTGGCTGGCGAGGAGCAAAAGGACTAGACAGGAAGGGTATATCCCTTCGAATTATGTGGCCAAGTTGAAGAGCATCGAAGCAGAACC ATGGTATTTCCGGAAAATCAAACGTATCGAAGCGGAGAAGAAGCTCCTACTTCCCGAGAACGAACACGGCGCATTTTTGATCCGCGATTCGGAAAGCCGGCACAACGATTACTCGTTATCAG tccGTGATGGAGATACCGTCAAACATTACAGAATCAGGCAACTGGATGAAGGTGGTTTCTTCATCGCGCGGCGAACGACGTTTAGAACGCTTCAAGAACTAGTGGAACATTACAGTAAAGACCCAGACGGTCTGTGTGTCAATCTGTGCAAGCCATGCGTTCAG ATCGAAAAACCCCAGCCGGAGGGCTTATCACACCGCACAAGGGACCAATGGGAGATCGAGCGTTCTTCGCTGAAATTCGTCCGAAAATTAGGCCACGGCCAGTTCGGCGAAGTGTGGGAGGGTATGTGGAACAACACCACACCCGTTGCAATAAAAACCCTCAAACCTGGAACGATGGACCCGAAAGATTTCCTCGCAGAAGCACAAATCATGAAAAAACTTAGGCATCCGAAACTGATCCAACTCTATGCCGTTTGCACGGTTGAAGAACCGATTTATATCATCACAGAACTGATGCGAAACGGCTCGCTGTTGGAACATCTACAGGGTAAAGGCAAAAGTCTGAAATTGCAGCAATTGATCGATATGGCCGCACAAATAGCCGCCGGAATGGCATATTTAGAATCGCAGAATTACATACATAGGGATCTAGCGGCGAGGAATGTTCTCGTGGCCGATAATAATGTAGTGAAGATCGCCGATTTCGGACTCGCCAGGCTTATAAAG GAAGATGAATATGAAGCGCGAGTCGGTGCAAGGTTCCCCATAAAATGGACGGCTCCCGAGGCGGccaattacaataaattttcgataaaatccGACGTATGGTCGTTTGGAATTCTCCTGACTGAGCTCGTCACATACGGCAGAATACCATATCCAG GTATGACCAATGCCGAGGTGTTGCATCAAGTCGAGCACGGGTATCGCATGCCGTCGCCCCCCGGCTGTCCCGCGCCGCTCTACGATATCATGTTAGAATGTTGGAACCGTGACCCAATGAAAAGGCCGACGTTTGAGACGTTACAGTGGAAATTAGAAGACTTTTTCACCATGGAAGGTTCAGAATACAAAGAAGCGTCGGCTTACTGA
- the Src42A gene encoding tyrosine-protein kinase Src42A isoform X1, with amino-acid sequence MVSSGVIWCLKDNRWIPLQLSSIRLHGALTEAHWAAISEFLQRCANKQLVLQENGFAELTDIQKEILFKQKFNNCDGNLPNCKVMNFDDTIKPERKTSLGQIPEDKVVEQPRRPSMPELRTLRRQSNLFINNLLHKETEKQTDRHSQNDELVLRLLKKYCQYSRDALDDDIINALDNIPDPEPDEVAIKPRLRKTSYVPRENDLYENCHELPEGNERNEHLLWWLNQQNVTIPATRKLSQASSGFESLSSSRCSSSRKSSVDSGSFSENEENSSQWSRVKNNLNEKRFKKQREAWARNRRKLSNETDCLLSQPWYFRKIKRIEAEKKLLLPENEHGAFLIRDSESRHNDYSLSVRDGDTVKHYRIRQLDEGGFFIARRTTFRTLQELVEHYSKDPDGLCVNLCKPCVQNFLTISEIEKPQPEGLSHRTRDQWEIERSSLKFVRKLGHGQFGEVWEGMWNNTTPVAIKTLKPGTMDPKDFLAEAQIMKKLRHPKLIQLYAVCTVEEPIYIITELMRNGSLLEHLQGKGKSLKLQQLIDMAAQIAAGMAYLESQNYIHRDLAARNVLVADNNVVKIADFGLARLIKEDEYEARVGARFPIKWTAPEAANYNKFSIKSDVWSFGILLTELVTYGRIPYPGMTNAEVLHQVEHGYRMPSPPGCPAPLYDIMLECWNRDPMKRPTFETLQWKLEDFFTMEGSEYKEASAY; translated from the exons atGGTATCATCGGGAGTTATCTGGTGTTTGAAAGACAATCGCTGGATACCTTTACAATTGTCATCAATAAGACTACACGGAGCTTTAACAGAGGCCCATTGGGCCGCGATTTCGGAGTTTTTACAAAGGTGTGCCAACAAACAGCTCGTTCTACAAGAAAATGGATTTGCCGAACTCACCGATATACAGAAAGAAATtctatttaaacaaaaattcaataattgtGATGGAAATTTACCAAATTGTAAGGTGATGAATTTTGATGATACGATTAAACCGGAAAGGAAGACAAGTCTAGGACAAATTCCGGAGGATAAGGTTGTGGAACAGCCACGGAGACCGTCGATGCCAGAACTTAGAACACTACGTAGACaatcgaatttatttattaataatttattacacaaagagACTGAGAAACAGACTGATAGACATAGTCAAAACGATGAGTTAGTACTAAGACTATTAAAGAAGTATTGCCAATACAGTAGAGATGCTCTTGATGATGATATTATTAACGCTTTAGACAATATTCCCGATCCTGAACCCGATGAAGTCGCGATAAAACCAAGGCTTCGCAAAACAAGTTACGTCCCTAGGGAAAACGATTTGTACGAAAATTGTCACGAATTACCCGAAGGAAACGAACGAAACGAACACTTGCTCTGGTGGTTGAACCAGCAAAACGTCACAATTCCTGCGACCCGCAAACTATCCCAAGCCTCATCAGGATTCGAAAGCTTATCGTCGAGTCGCTGCTCCTCCAGCAGGAAAAGCAGCGTCGATTCCGGGAGTTTTTCCGAGAATGAAGAAAACTCCAGCCAATGGAGTCGCGTGAAAAACAATCTAAACGAGAAGCGATTTAAGAAGCAAAGGGAAGCTTGGGCTCGCAACCGAAGGAAACTCAGCAACGAAACGGACTGTCTTCTCAGTCAACC ATGGTATTTCCGGAAAATCAAACGTATCGAAGCGGAGAAGAAGCTCCTACTTCCCGAGAACGAACACGGCGCATTTTTGATCCGCGATTCGGAAAGCCGGCACAACGATTACTCGTTATCAG tccGTGATGGAGATACCGTCAAACATTACAGAATCAGGCAACTGGATGAAGGTGGTTTCTTCATCGCGCGGCGAACGACGTTTAGAACGCTTCAAGAACTAGTGGAACATTACAGTAAAGACCCAGACGGTCTGTGTGTCAATCTGTGCAAGCCATGCGTTCAG AATTTCTTAACGATATCAGAG ATCGAAAAACCCCAGCCGGAGGGCTTATCACACCGCACAAGGGACCAATGGGAGATCGAGCGTTCTTCGCTGAAATTCGTCCGAAAATTAGGCCACGGCCAGTTCGGCGAAGTGTGGGAGGGTATGTGGAACAACACCACACCCGTTGCAATAAAAACCCTCAAACCTGGAACGATGGACCCGAAAGATTTCCTCGCAGAAGCACAAATCATGAAAAAACTTAGGCATCCGAAACTGATCCAACTCTATGCCGTTTGCACGGTTGAAGAACCGATTTATATCATCACAGAACTGATGCGAAACGGCTCGCTGTTGGAACATCTACAGGGTAAAGGCAAAAGTCTGAAATTGCAGCAATTGATCGATATGGCCGCACAAATAGCCGCCGGAATGGCATATTTAGAATCGCAGAATTACATACATAGGGATCTAGCGGCGAGGAATGTTCTCGTGGCCGATAATAATGTAGTGAAGATCGCCGATTTCGGACTCGCCAGGCTTATAAAG GAAGATGAATATGAAGCGCGAGTCGGTGCAAGGTTCCCCATAAAATGGACGGCTCCCGAGGCGGccaattacaataaattttcgataaaatccGACGTATGGTCGTTTGGAATTCTCCTGACTGAGCTCGTCACATACGGCAGAATACCATATCCAG GTATGACCAATGCCGAGGTGTTGCATCAAGTCGAGCACGGGTATCGCATGCCGTCGCCCCCCGGCTGTCCCGCGCCGCTCTACGATATCATGTTAGAATGTTGGAACCGTGACCCAATGAAAAGGCCGACGTTTGAGACGTTACAGTGGAAATTAGAAGACTTTTTCACCATGGAAGGTTCAGAATACAAAGAAGCGTCGGCTTACTGA
- the Src42A gene encoding tyrosine-protein kinase Src42A isoform X2 encodes MVSSGVIWCLKDNRWIPLQLSSIRLHGALTEAHWAAISEFLQRCANKQLVLQENGFAELTDIQKEILFKQKFNNCDGNLPNCKVMNFDDTIKPERKTSLGQIPEDKVVEQPRRPSMPELRTLRRQSNLFINNLLHKETEKQTDRHSQNDELVLRLLKKYCQYSRDALDDDIINALDNIPDPEPDEVAIKPRLRKTSYVPRENDLYENCHELPEGNERNEHLLWWLNQQNVTIPATRKLSQASSGFESLSSSRCSSSRKSSVDSGSFSENEENSSQWSRVKNNLNEKRFKKQREAWARNRRKLSNETDCLLSQPWYFRKIKRIEAEKKLLLPENEHGAFLIRDSESRHNDYSLSVRDGDTVKHYRIRQLDEGGFFIARRTTFRTLQELVEHYSKDPDGLCVNLCKPCVQIEKPQPEGLSHRTRDQWEIERSSLKFVRKLGHGQFGEVWEGMWNNTTPVAIKTLKPGTMDPKDFLAEAQIMKKLRHPKLIQLYAVCTVEEPIYIITELMRNGSLLEHLQGKGKSLKLQQLIDMAAQIAAGMAYLESQNYIHRDLAARNVLVADNNVVKIADFGLARLIKEDEYEARVGARFPIKWTAPEAANYNKFSIKSDVWSFGILLTELVTYGRIPYPGMTNAEVLHQVEHGYRMPSPPGCPAPLYDIMLECWNRDPMKRPTFETLQWKLEDFFTMEGSEYKEASAY; translated from the exons atGGTATCATCGGGAGTTATCTGGTGTTTGAAAGACAATCGCTGGATACCTTTACAATTGTCATCAATAAGACTACACGGAGCTTTAACAGAGGCCCATTGGGCCGCGATTTCGGAGTTTTTACAAAGGTGTGCCAACAAACAGCTCGTTCTACAAGAAAATGGATTTGCCGAACTCACCGATATACAGAAAGAAATtctatttaaacaaaaattcaataattgtGATGGAAATTTACCAAATTGTAAGGTGATGAATTTTGATGATACGATTAAACCGGAAAGGAAGACAAGTCTAGGACAAATTCCGGAGGATAAGGTTGTGGAACAGCCACGGAGACCGTCGATGCCAGAACTTAGAACACTACGTAGACaatcgaatttatttattaataatttattacacaaagagACTGAGAAACAGACTGATAGACATAGTCAAAACGATGAGTTAGTACTAAGACTATTAAAGAAGTATTGCCAATACAGTAGAGATGCTCTTGATGATGATATTATTAACGCTTTAGACAATATTCCCGATCCTGAACCCGATGAAGTCGCGATAAAACCAAGGCTTCGCAAAACAAGTTACGTCCCTAGGGAAAACGATTTGTACGAAAATTGTCACGAATTACCCGAAGGAAACGAACGAAACGAACACTTGCTCTGGTGGTTGAACCAGCAAAACGTCACAATTCCTGCGACCCGCAAACTATCCCAAGCCTCATCAGGATTCGAAAGCTTATCGTCGAGTCGCTGCTCCTCCAGCAGGAAAAGCAGCGTCGATTCCGGGAGTTTTTCCGAGAATGAAGAAAACTCCAGCCAATGGAGTCGCGTGAAAAACAATCTAAACGAGAAGCGATTTAAGAAGCAAAGGGAAGCTTGGGCTCGCAACCGAAGGAAACTCAGCAACGAAACGGACTGTCTTCTCAGTCAACC ATGGTATTTCCGGAAAATCAAACGTATCGAAGCGGAGAAGAAGCTCCTACTTCCCGAGAACGAACACGGCGCATTTTTGATCCGCGATTCGGAAAGCCGGCACAACGATTACTCGTTATCAG tccGTGATGGAGATACCGTCAAACATTACAGAATCAGGCAACTGGATGAAGGTGGTTTCTTCATCGCGCGGCGAACGACGTTTAGAACGCTTCAAGAACTAGTGGAACATTACAGTAAAGACCCAGACGGTCTGTGTGTCAATCTGTGCAAGCCATGCGTTCAG ATCGAAAAACCCCAGCCGGAGGGCTTATCACACCGCACAAGGGACCAATGGGAGATCGAGCGTTCTTCGCTGAAATTCGTCCGAAAATTAGGCCACGGCCAGTTCGGCGAAGTGTGGGAGGGTATGTGGAACAACACCACACCCGTTGCAATAAAAACCCTCAAACCTGGAACGATGGACCCGAAAGATTTCCTCGCAGAAGCACAAATCATGAAAAAACTTAGGCATCCGAAACTGATCCAACTCTATGCCGTTTGCACGGTTGAAGAACCGATTTATATCATCACAGAACTGATGCGAAACGGCTCGCTGTTGGAACATCTACAGGGTAAAGGCAAAAGTCTGAAATTGCAGCAATTGATCGATATGGCCGCACAAATAGCCGCCGGAATGGCATATTTAGAATCGCAGAATTACATACATAGGGATCTAGCGGCGAGGAATGTTCTCGTGGCCGATAATAATGTAGTGAAGATCGCCGATTTCGGACTCGCCAGGCTTATAAAG GAAGATGAATATGAAGCGCGAGTCGGTGCAAGGTTCCCCATAAAATGGACGGCTCCCGAGGCGGccaattacaataaattttcgataaaatccGACGTATGGTCGTTTGGAATTCTCCTGACTGAGCTCGTCACATACGGCAGAATACCATATCCAG GTATGACCAATGCCGAGGTGTTGCATCAAGTCGAGCACGGGTATCGCATGCCGTCGCCCCCCGGCTGTCCCGCGCCGCTCTACGATATCATGTTAGAATGTTGGAACCGTGACCCAATGAAAAGGCCGACGTTTGAGACGTTACAGTGGAAATTAGAAGACTTTTTCACCATGGAAGGTTCAGAATACAAAGAAGCGTCGGCTTACTGA
- the Usp14 gene encoding ubiquitin carboxyl-terminal hydrolase 14, producing the protein MPQYKVKVKWGKESYPDIEVNTDESPMLFKAQLFALTGVQPERQKVMIKGVTLKDADWDNFKLKDGVTVLLMGSKEEDVPKEPVEKTVFVEDMNESELATALELPAGLTNLGNTCYMNATVQCLKSVPELREALQAYQGDVTDAGGVIPAQSITAALRDLYSSMDKGNNVPPIVLLQMLHLAFPRFAEKNEHGGFTQQDANECWTELIRMLQQKLPAKQNGGNAAEKFKSLVDQFFGGTFEVELKCTETEDEPVTKNKETFLQLSCFISQDVRYMHSGLRSKMQEQITKKSSTLDRDAVYIKTSKIRRLPAYLTIQFVRFYYKEKESINAKILKDVKFPIDFDAFDLCTPELQEKLAPMRAKFKELEDAQVEAASKEKQKSIGDGKANEADKKYAPYWFEDDLGSNNSGYYTLQAVLTHRGRSSSSGHYVGWVRQSGDKWIKCDDDNVSPVTTEDILKLSGGGDWHCAYVLLYGPRLLEIPSESEEKMVTEN; encoded by the exons ATGCCACAATACAAGG TTAAAGTGAAATGGGGTAAGGAGTCTTACCCCGATATTGAAGTGAACACGGATGAATCTCCGATGTTGTTTAAGGCGCAGTTGTTTGCCCTCACTGGAGTGCAACCCGAAAGACAGAAAGTCATGATAAAAGGGGTGACGTTGAAAGACGCCGATTGGGATAACTTTAAATTGAAGGAT GGGGTTACTGTGTTATTAATGGGGAGTAAGGAAGAAGACGTGCCAAAAGAACCGGTTGAAAAAACCGTTTTTGTGGAAGATATGAATGAGAGCGAACTGGCTACTGCC TTGGAGCTTCCTGCCGGTTTAACAAATCTAGGAAACACGTGTTACATGAATGCCACAGTTCAGTGTTTGAAATCAGTTCCCGAACTGCGTGAAGCCCTTCAGGCCTATCAAGGAG ACGTGACCGACGCAGGGGGCGTAATCCCCGCCCAATCAATTACGGCAGCATTGCGCGATCTTTACTCCTCCATGGATAAAGGGAACAACGTGCCCCCCATAGTCCTCCTCCAAATGCTCCACTTGGCGTTCCCCAGATTCGCGGAAAAGAACGAACATGGCGGTTTTACGCAACAG GACGCTAACGAGTGTTGGACTGAGTTAATTAGAATGTTGCAACAGAAATTGCCGGCGAAACAAAACGGCGGAAACGCTGCAGAAAAGTTTAA GTCGTTGGTTGATCAATTTTTTGGGGGGACTTTTGAAGTTGAACTGAAATGTACGGAAACGGAAGATGAGCCGGTCACTAAAAATAAGGAGACGTTTCTGCAGCTGAGTTGTTTTATTTCGCAAGATGTGCGCTATATGCATTCAGGCTTGAGATCG aaaatgCAGGagcaaataactaaaaaatcgtcaaCCCTGGACCGGGATGCCGTTTATATTAAAACA TCTAAGATAAGGAGATTGCCGGCTTATCTCACCATCCAGTTCGTTCGATTTTACTACAAGGAGAAGGAATCAATAAACGCCAAAATTCTGAAAGATGTTAAATTCCCAATAGATTTTGACGCTTTCGATTTATGTACTCCCGAATTGCAGGAAAAGTTAGCCCCGATGAGGGCAAAGTTCAAG gAGTTGGAGGATGCGCAAGTGGAAGCGGCGTCAAAAGAGAAACAAAAAAGCATAGGCGACGGTAAAGCAAACGAAGCGGATAAGAAGTACGCCCCCTATTGGTTCGAGGATGATTTGGGGAGTAACAACAGCGGATATTACACCCTTCAGGCTGTGTTGACCCATCGGGGGCGGTCTTCGTCCAGTGGTCACTACGTGGGGTGGGTGCGCCAGTCTGGCGATAAGTGGATAAAGTGCGATGATGATAATGTTTCGCCTGTGACTACTGAGGATATTTTGAAGCTGTCTGGCGGAG GTGATTGGCACTGCGCTTACGTCCTTTTGTACGGGCCTAGACTTTTAGAAATCCCCAGCGAAAGTGAGGAAAAAATGGTGACAGAAAATTAA